One Plasmodium cynomolgi strain B DNA, chromosome 12, whole genome shotgun sequence genomic region harbors:
- a CDS encoding hypothetical protein (putative): protein MFFTYVVRPGEAPEGRGPQFEPFWDFFMNFNLRVGFLIQFISYILLVCSITLIGKNPLGILNFLRALPGSVGNAPMPLVLFSIGGFLLGTLLIMSFLQLTEDDSSIKQSRGYRAGTKFLLQATSMGTVSWSLSLICLMASSYYFDDPWMEEKIGAGSSWILYFSSRLIDAFCLFLYGSGCFFLEVYHSEGAGEAWGWICGVCFIATAFVEVLALTLFNSALFESLDWFYCLFLGMSLFFSVVWGLLFEPISHRYDVKLTQSAMRNEYYKSRNAMAYYGPAVVTANGELDIEASTENVTSCKQC, encoded by the exons ATGTTTTTCACGTACGTCGTGCGCCCGGGGGAAGCCCCAGAAGGCCGTGGGCCCCAGTTTGAGCCATTTTGGGACTTCTTCATGAATTTCAACTTACGAGTAGGATTCCTTATCCAATTCATTTCGTATATCCTGTTGGTTTGCTCTATAACATTAATTGGGAAGAACCCTTTGggaattttaaattttttgaggGCATTACCAGGAAGTGTCGGGAACGCGCCAATGCCTTTGGTTCTTTTTAGTATAGGGGGGTTTCTCCTGGGGACGCTGTTGAttatgtcatttttgcaGTTGACTGAGGATGATAGCAG tATCAAGCAATCGAGAGGATACCGAGCCGGGACGAAGTTTTTGCTACAGGCCACGTCCATGG GTACCGTGTCTTGGAGTTTGTCTCTAATATGTTTGATGGCATCTTCCTACTACTTTGATGACCCCTggatggaggagaaaatcgGAGCGGGTTCATCATGGATTCTATATTTTAGTTCTAGACTGATAGATGCGTTTTGTTTATTTCTGTACGGATctggttgtttttttttggaggtgTACCACTCAGAGGGGGCTGGAGAAGCTTGGGGATGGATATGCGGGGTCTGTTTCATAGCGACAGCGTTTGTAGAAGTGTTAGCCTTAACCCTGTTTAACAGTGCCTTGTTTGAATCGCTAGATTGGTTTTACTGCCTCTTTCTGGGAATGAGTCTCTTCTTTAGTGTGGTTTGGGGACTGTTGTTTGAGCCAATAAGTCACAGATACGATGTAAAGTTAACGCAGAGTGCCATGCGTAATGAGTATTATAAGTCCAGGAATGCCATGGCTTACTACGGCCCCGCTGTTGTGACTGCCAATGGAGAGCTCGACATTGAAGCCTCGACTGAAAATGTAACCTCGTGTAAGCAGTGTTAG